Proteins encoded by one window of Halococcus saccharolyticus DSM 5350:
- a CDS encoding HAD family hydrolase translates to MYLVVDYGGVIVEHGDEREHAHVLGVDPETDPYPGWLAYFAFRDGFVQSTAEYIELLSTLTGAPHEACREYIEKTWLDPEFPEEHVDVLQDLARDHTLVLFGNMARPWIETVLSEHDVLDCFDDLVVSSDLQRPKPHPKGYFECLPEGDEPVAFVSDEYNEDLMMGETLGMASVWVENDEETPYREPDVRISTLGDLPDVLSADGRLPLR, encoded by the coding sequence ATGTATCTCGTCGTCGATTACGGCGGTGTCATCGTCGAGCACGGCGACGAGCGCGAACACGCCCACGTTCTGGGCGTCGATCCCGAAACCGATCCCTATCCTGGATGGCTCGCCTACTTCGCATTTCGTGATGGCTTCGTCCAGAGTACCGCAGAGTACATCGAGCTCCTCTCGACGCTCACCGGAGCGCCCCACGAGGCGTGTCGCGAGTACATCGAAAAGACGTGGCTCGACCCCGAGTTTCCCGAAGAGCACGTCGACGTTCTCCAGGACCTCGCTCGCGATCACACGCTCGTCCTCTTCGGAAACATGGCGCGCCCGTGGATCGAGACGGTTCTCTCGGAGCATGACGTTCTCGACTGCTTCGACGATCTCGTCGTTTCCTCGGATCTGCAACGGCCGAAACCCCATCCGAAGGGGTACTTCGAGTGCCTTCCCGAGGGCGACGAACCAGTCGCCTTCGTCAGCGACGAATACAACGAGGACCTCATGATGGGCGAAACGCTCGGGATGGCGTCAGTGTGGGTCGAAAACGACGAGGAGACGCCGTACCGAGAGCCCGACGTTCGGATTTCGACGCTCGGTGACCTTCCGGACGTCCTCTCTGCGGACGGACGTCTGCCGCTTCGATGA
- a CDS encoding NAD-dependent epimerase/dehydratase family protein encodes MSSPSEGDERLAEPGSMLVTGGTGFLGLHTCQYFKERGWDVTALDLKPFKDEDEIEGVEYVEGDVRDEESIRRAIETTGADAVVHTAAALPLWDDQRIRETTIDGTRNVLWAAKEEGVDRVVYVSSTAVYGTHDSHPITEESPLDGVGAYGEAKIEAEKICADFRRMGMCVPILRPKTFIGPQRLGVFQVLFDWIESGANVPMVGWGNNKYQLMHVYDLVRAMEFMFAKDEADVNTTFNVGADEFGTMKEDFQAPIDYAGTGKRTIGTPTPLTVFALRVLEKLNLSPLYPWVYETAHEDSYVSVEKLKSLGWEPNYSNKEALVETYEWYLDNYEEPEREDDATGLDHRVAWDQGALALVKGVFKRI; translated from the coding sequence ATGTCATCTCCCTCCGAGGGCGACGAGCGACTCGCGGAGCCAGGGTCGATGCTGGTCACCGGTGGCACCGGCTTTTTGGGACTCCACACCTGCCAGTATTTCAAAGAGCGCGGCTGGGACGTGACCGCCCTCGATCTCAAACCGTTCAAAGACGAAGACGAGATCGAGGGCGTCGAGTACGTCGAGGGCGATGTCCGCGACGAGGAGAGCATTCGCCGGGCGATCGAGACGACCGGCGCTGACGCGGTGGTTCACACCGCCGCCGCGCTCCCGCTGTGGGACGACCAGCGTATCCGCGAGACCACCATCGACGGCACCCGGAACGTGCTCTGGGCCGCCAAGGAGGAGGGCGTCGACCGCGTGGTGTACGTCTCCTCGACGGCGGTCTACGGCACCCACGATTCGCACCCGATCACCGAGGAGTCGCCGCTCGACGGCGTCGGGGCGTATGGTGAGGCGAAGATCGAGGCCGAGAAGATCTGTGCTGACTTCCGCAGAATGGGGATGTGCGTGCCGATCCTCCGCCCGAAGACGTTCATCGGCCCTCAGCGCCTCGGGGTCTTCCAAGTTCTCTTCGACTGGATCGAATCCGGCGCAAACGTCCCCATGGTGGGCTGGGGCAACAACAAGTACCAGCTCATGCACGTCTACGATCTCGTGCGGGCGATGGAGTTCATGTTCGCCAAGGACGAAGCGGACGTGAACACGACGTTCAACGTCGGGGCCGACGAGTTCGGCACGATGAAAGAGGACTTCCAGGCTCCGATCGACTATGCAGGAACCGGCAAGCGCACGATCGGGACGCCCACGCCGCTCACCGTGTTCGCGCTCCGTGTCCTCGAAAAACTGAACCTCTCGCCGCTTTATCCGTGGGTCTACGAGACCGCCCACGAGGATTCGTACGTCTCGGTCGAGAAACTGAAATCGCTCGGCTGGGAGCCCAACTACTCGAACAAGGAGGCGCTGGTCGAGACCTACGAGTGGTATCTCGACAACTACGAGGAGCCCGAACGCGAGGACGACGCCACGGGACTGGACCACCGGGTCGCGTGGGATCAGGGTGCGCTCGCGCTCGTGAAGGGCGTGTTCAAACGTATCTGA